A window of the Polaribacter batillariae genome harbors these coding sequences:
- the trpC gene encoding indole-3-glycerol phosphate synthase TrpC, whose protein sequence is MTILDKIIAFKKKEIAKIKAEVPVKKLVESPSFKKTTFSLKKSLLEVGSTGIIAEFKRQSPSKGIINDTATIAEVTNGYLEANVAAQSILTDTSFFGGTMADLMEARVINQQKPILRKDFIVDGFQVVEAKAIGADVILLIASCLTSTELRNYGNLAVDLGLEVLYEVHTQEDLDKINDLDNKIIGINNRNLKTFEVDLEQSIKLSNQIPDTCVKVSESGISDPKIITGLKEFGFHGFLIGENFMKEENPGEACREFISQIR, encoded by the coding sequence ATGACAATTTTAGATAAAATAATCGCATTTAAAAAGAAGGAAATTGCTAAGATAAAAGCAGAAGTTCCTGTAAAGAAATTAGTGGAAAGTCCGAGTTTTAAAAAAACAACTTTTTCATTAAAAAAATCTCTGCTAGAAGTGGGTTCTACCGGAATTATTGCCGAGTTTAAAAGGCAATCTCCATCCAAAGGAATTATTAACGATACAGCTACAATTGCAGAAGTTACCAACGGATATTTAGAAGCAAATGTAGCAGCACAATCTATTTTAACAGATACTTCCTTTTTTGGAGGAACCATGGCAGATTTAATGGAAGCAAGAGTTATCAATCAACAAAAACCTATTTTAAGAAAAGATTTTATTGTAGATGGCTTTCAGGTTGTGGAAGCAAAAGCCATTGGCGCAGATGTTATTTTACTAATTGCTTCTTGTTTAACTTCAACAGAATTAAGAAACTACGGAAATTTAGCAGTAGATTTAGGTTTAGAGGTTTTGTATGAAGTGCATACACAAGAAGATTTAGATAAAATTAACGATTTAGATAACAAGATTATTGGCATTAATAACCGAAATTTAAAAACGTTTGAAGTCGATTTAGAGCAATCTATAAAACTATCAAATCAAATTCCTGATACCTGTGTAAAAGTTTCAGAAAGTGGCATTTCAGACCCAAAAATTATCACAGGATTAAAAGAGTTTGGTTTTCACGGTTTTTTAATCGGTGAAAATTTTATGAAAGAAGAAAATCCAGGAGAAGCTTGTCGAGAATTTATTAGTCAAATACGTTAG
- the trpD gene encoding anthranilate phosphoribosyltransferase — MKQILNRLYNHERLSKEEAKKILINIASEKYNNAHLASFMTVFMMRPITVDELSGFRNALKELAIKVDFSDYNTIDIVGTGGDGKDTFNISTITSFIVAGTGQKVAKHGNYSVSSKSGSSDMLESFGYNFTNDENVLKEHLEKANICFLHAPKFHPAMKAVGPTRKALALKTFFNMLGPLVNPSSPKNHMLGTFNLEIARLYNYILQEENINYGIIHALDGYDEISLTSGFKLFTKNGEQMMNPEDLGQKRIQQSEIFGGNSVADAAKIFKTILEGNGTEAQNNVVLTNAAFALTIVDDAKSFENAFEEAKSSLFGLKAKQTLDKLVSL; from the coding sequence ATGAAACAAATTTTAAACAGACTTTATAACCACGAAAGATTGTCGAAAGAAGAAGCAAAAAAAATCTTAATAAACATTGCTTCCGAGAAATACAATAATGCACATTTAGCGTCTTTTATGACTGTTTTTATGATGCGCCCAATTACTGTTGATGAACTTTCTGGGTTCAGAAATGCTTTAAAAGAATTGGCAATAAAAGTAGATTTTTCTGACTATAACACCATTGATATCGTTGGAACTGGTGGCGATGGAAAAGATACTTTTAATATCTCAACAATAACCTCTTTTATTGTTGCAGGAACTGGTCAAAAAGTGGCAAAACACGGGAATTATTCTGTGTCTTCGAAATCGGGTTCATCAGATATGTTGGAGAGTTTTGGGTATAATTTCACAAATGATGAGAACGTTCTAAAAGAACATTTAGAGAAAGCTAATATTTGTTTTTTACATGCGCCAAAATTTCATCCAGCCATGAAAGCTGTTGGGCCCACAAGAAAAGCGTTGGCATTAAAAACATTTTTTAATATGTTAGGACCTTTGGTAAACCCAAGTTCACCTAAAAACCATATGTTAGGTACTTTTAATTTAGAAATTGCACGTTTGTATAATTACATTTTGCAAGAAGAAAATATCAATTACGGTATTATTCACGCATTAGATGGTTATGATGAAATTTCTTTAACAAGCGGATTTAAATTGTTCACTAAAAACGGAGAACAAATGATGAATCCAGAAGATTTAGGACAAAAAAGAATTCAGCAATCAGAAATATTTGGAGGAAATTCTGTGGCAGATGCTGCTAAAATTTTTAAAACAATTTTAGAAGGTAATGGTACAGAAGCACAAAACAATGTGGTATTAACAAATGCTGCTTTTGCATTAACAATTGTTGATGATGCAAAGTCTTTTGAAAATGCTTTTGAGGAAGCAAAAAGTTCGCTTTTTGGATTGAAAGCGAAACAAACGTTAGATAAGTTAGTAAGTTTATAA
- a CDS encoding anthranilate synthase component II codes for MKILILDNYDSFTYNLVHMVEKITGNFPAVFRNDEISIAEVGNYEMIMLSPGPGIPDEAGILKAVIKTYAGIKPIFGVCLGLQAITEVFGGKIINLDEVFHGVATEMRVTDPSATIFKDVPEIFLAARYHSWAATDEGFPEEIQVTARDEEGGIQAIEHKAFPISAVQFHPESILTDVGEQLVTNFINKHSKSPS; via the coding sequence ATGAAAATATTAATATTAGACAATTACGATTCGTTTACCTACAATTTGGTGCATATGGTAGAGAAAATTACAGGAAATTTTCCTGCAGTTTTTAGAAACGATGAAATCAGCATTGCAGAGGTTGGTAATTATGAGATGATAATGTTATCTCCAGGACCTGGAATTCCAGATGAAGCAGGAATTTTAAAAGCAGTCATTAAAACCTATGCAGGCATCAAACCAATATTCGGCGTTTGTTTAGGGTTGCAAGCAATTACAGAAGTTTTCGGAGGAAAAATCATCAATTTAGATGAAGTTTTTCACGGAGTTGCTACAGAAATGAGGGTCACAGACCCTTCAGCGACAATCTTTAAAGACGTTCCAGAAATATTTTTAGCAGCACGTTATCATTCTTGGGCAGCAACAGATGAAGGTTTTCCAGAAGAAATTCAAGTTACGGCAAGAGATGAAGAAGGAGGAATTCAAGCCATTGAGCATAAAGCATTTCCAATTTCTGCAGTTCAATTTCACCCAGAATCAATTTTAACAGATGTTGGCGAGCAATTGGTTACGAACTTTATTAATAAGCATAGCAAAAGCCCATCCTAA
- a CDS encoding anthranilate synthase component I family protein — protein sequence MKKTQFKTIHKTKIADTVTPVGLYLRFRDKFANTLLLESSDYHSKEESFSFIAIDPILSIKVEENQFLVSHKGAQISSQKIDKNFYELFDKFTNSIDLDCPTELKSFNGLYGYSTFDSVQYFENIQFKNQKAPSAIPEMQYSFYRFIIAINHFNDEMILIENIEEGTDSRIKEIQTIIDAQAFNTQKFEIVGEETSNVTGDEFIDYVKKAKSHCKRGDVFQLVLSRQFQQKFKGDEFNVYRALRSINPSPYLFYFDYGSFKLMGSSPEAQIKISAGKATINPIAGTFRRTGDMAEDLKLGKKLSEDKKETAEHVMLVDLARNDLSKHADNVTVEVFKEVQYFSHVIHLVSTVRGQIKGNPIEIVGDTFPAGTLSGAPKYKAMELIDKYENQTRGFYGGAVGIIGLDGSVNLAIAIRSFVSKNNVLYSQAGAGIVIHSDEKKELQEVNNKLAALKKALILAENI from the coding sequence ATGAAAAAAACACAATTTAAAACAATTCATAAAACAAAAATTGCAGACACAGTAACACCTGTAGGTTTGTATTTGCGTTTTAGAGATAAATTTGCAAATACGCTTTTATTAGAAAGTTCCGATTATCACAGTAAAGAAGAAAGTTTTTCCTTTATTGCGATTGACCCCATTTTATCTATAAAAGTAGAAGAGAATCAGTTTTTGGTTTCTCATAAAGGAGCACAAATAAGTTCTCAAAAAATCGATAAAAATTTCTATGAATTATTCGATAAATTCACAAACTCTATAGATTTAGATTGTCCTACCGAATTAAAATCATTCAATGGTTTGTATGGATATTCTACGTTCGATTCTGTTCAATATTTCGAAAACATTCAATTTAAAAACCAAAAAGCACCTTCTGCAATTCCAGAAATGCAATACAGTTTTTACAGATTCATAATTGCTATCAATCATTTTAATGACGAAATGATTCTGATAGAAAATATCGAAGAAGGTACAGATTCTCGCATCAAAGAAATTCAAACCATAATCGATGCACAAGCCTTTAACACGCAAAAATTCGAAATTGTCGGCGAAGAAACATCAAACGTAACTGGCGATGAATTTATCGATTATGTAAAAAAAGCAAAATCGCACTGTAAAAGAGGAGATGTTTTTCAACTGGTTTTATCACGTCAGTTTCAACAAAAATTTAAAGGAGACGAATTTAATGTGTATAGAGCATTACGTTCTATAAATCCATCACCATATTTGTTTTATTTCGATTATGGTTCTTTTAAATTAATGGGTTCTTCACCAGAAGCACAAATTAAGATTTCCGCAGGAAAAGCCACCATTAACCCAATTGCAGGAACTTTCAGAAGAACTGGCGATATGGCAGAAGATCTAAAATTGGGTAAAAAATTATCCGAAGACAAAAAGGAGACTGCAGAGCACGTAATGTTGGTAGATTTGGCACGAAACGATTTAAGTAAGCACGCTGATAATGTAACTGTAGAAGTTTTTAAAGAAGTGCAGTATTTTAGCCACGTAATTCATTTAGTTTCCACAGTTAGAGGGCAAATTAAAGGAAATCCCATTGAAATTGTGGGCGATACGTTTCCAGCAGGAACCTTAAGTGGTGCACCAAAGTACAAAGCAATGGAATTGATTGACAAATATGAAAATCAAACACGAGGATTTTATGGTGGCGCAGTTGGCATTATCGGTTTAGATGGTTCTGTAAATTTGGCGATTGCCATTCGTTCTTTCGTTAGTAAAAACAACGTTTTGTATTCGCAAGCAGGCGCAGGAATCGTAATTCATTCCGACGAAAAAAAGGAATTACAAGAAGTAAATAATAAGTTAGCCGCGTTAAAAAAAGCGTTGATTTTAGCGGAAAACATATAA
- the gatB/aspS gene encoding bifunctional amidotransferase subunit GatB/aspartate--tRNA ligase AspS: MELDQIHDALKAHDLELIIGLETHVRLNTNTKLFCSCPNEETEIPNTNICSVCTGQMGVLPAINKEAITKAIYFGKAVKSTFSNEVISWDRKHYEYPDNPKNIQITQFHNPVIPDGEVSCFRNDGSQFTVNLTQVHIEEDAAKLMHEKKISLVDFNKAGVPLIEIVTEPCIRNIEDASTYAQYIQRIVQNLGVSEANLEKGEFKSDVSVSLRKKHTYNLNPRTEIKNLNSFKFMVDALKEEVEKQLNYYIEHKEFRPDQTTVLWDADLKQTKTMRKKEFEADYRFIAEPDIPFVSIKEVVNSIKIDASALPHAVESVLIKGGVLPQDAKFFTADAIRSKTFMTINNAIQDPSFVAKTLVNNLGAEEYKNIHDINHLIEIFQLFKNDKITSVLVQNGITSYLKDRTFDFKKYFDDNTISEAQIFEAIEKVISENEAIANDIKAGNQGKAGILVGKVIAIIGKGASGKAIRAGILEQLAGEKAGSEKMEVGSDKSEDGSRKLEAGSESKFEKEEELPEIPIVIKEEYRTHKISQLSEESITQKVTLSGWVSSVRDHGELMFIDLRDSSNQVFQVRLSRESFPNLDELVKLKPESVISVTGVVVQRNKDDYNASLRTGKIELETSTLEILNLSKTLPFEIKRATKSNETVRFQYKFLDHRNNEVRRAIVNRHKVIKLLRDILDEEEFLEIETPILTAGTDEGAREFIVPTRKQSGSFYTLPQAPQQFKQMLMVGGFEKYFQIARCFRDEDSRGDRQPEFTQLDIEMAYVSMQQIIDLNTKMFNEVVRKIYGKKWILHPFEVITYKDAMDKYGCDRPDLRYGLQMQDITNIVKDTTFQVFSKPIEEGGIVKCIKVSAKEQGNKRMSKGQIENLTAIAQQNGLGGLAYIIVNENDLQSPIIKFLGEEIAENIIKITNAKVGDIVFFSAADYATANKALDAVRQEMGRILKLINPKELRPAWVIDFPMFEKTEEGRWTFTHNPFSMPAVYDLEKHMNGNDEEIGTIIAQQYDLILNGYEIGGGSVRAHKAEILEATYKNMGYNKEEMLKSVGTMYKAFQYGAPPHGGIAWGIDRLMMILEKKASIREVMAFPKTGSSEDLLFNAPSILSDKKVEEMNVKIIRK; this comes from the coding sequence ATGGAATTAGATCAAATACACGATGCTTTAAAAGCACACGATTTAGAATTAATTATCGGTTTAGAAACGCATGTTCGTTTAAATACAAACACAAAATTATTTTGTTCTTGCCCCAATGAAGAAACGGAAATTCCGAATACGAATATCTGTTCGGTTTGTACTGGACAAATGGGCGTTTTACCAGCAATAAATAAAGAAGCGATTACAAAAGCAATTTACTTTGGAAAAGCCGTAAAATCAACATTTTCGAATGAAGTAATTTCTTGGGACAGAAAACATTACGAATACCCTGATAATCCAAAAAACATACAAATTACACAGTTTCATAATCCTGTAATTCCAGATGGAGAAGTTTCTTGTTTTAGAAATGATGGTTCGCAATTTACGGTAAATTTAACGCAAGTTCATATCGAGGAAGATGCTGCAAAATTAATGCACGAAAAGAAAATTTCGTTAGTCGATTTTAACAAAGCTGGAGTTCCTTTAATTGAAATTGTTACGGAACCTTGTATTAGAAATATAGAAGATGCATCTACGTATGCACAATATATTCAACGAATTGTACAGAATTTAGGAGTTTCTGAAGCGAATTTAGAAAAAGGTGAGTTCAAATCGGATGTTTCTGTGTCGCTTCGTAAAAAACATACCTATAATTTAAACCCAAGAACCGAAATCAAAAACCTGAATTCTTTTAAGTTTATGGTGGATGCTTTAAAAGAAGAGGTAGAAAAACAGTTAAATTATTATATAGAACACAAAGAGTTTAGGCCAGACCAAACCACGGTTTTATGGGATGCAGATTTAAAGCAAACCAAAACCATGCGTAAAAAGGAGTTTGAAGCAGATTATCGCTTTATTGCGGAACCAGACATTCCTTTTGTGTCGATAAAAGAAGTGGTAAATTCTATAAAAATCGATGCAAGTGCATTGCCACATGCAGTAGAATCTGTATTAATTAAAGGTGGTGTTTTACCTCAAGATGCCAAGTTTTTTACGGCAGATGCCATTCGTTCTAAAACATTTATGACGATTAATAATGCGATTCAAGATCCGTCTTTTGTGGCAAAAACGTTGGTAAACAATCTGGGTGCAGAGGAATATAAAAACATTCACGATATCAATCATTTAATTGAAATTTTCCAATTGTTTAAAAATGATAAAATTACGTCTGTTTTGGTTCAAAACGGAATTACATCCTACTTAAAAGACAGAACTTTCGATTTTAAAAAGTATTTTGATGACAATACCATTTCGGAAGCTCAAATTTTTGAAGCTATAGAAAAAGTAATTTCAGAAAATGAAGCCATTGCAAACGATATTAAAGCAGGAAACCAAGGAAAAGCAGGAATTCTTGTCGGAAAAGTAATTGCAATTATTGGTAAAGGTGCTTCTGGAAAAGCGATTCGAGCTGGAATATTGGAGCAACTTGCTGGAGAAAAAGCAGGAAGTGAGAAGATGGAAGTTGGAAGTGACAAATCTGAAGATGGAAGTAGGAAGTTGGAAGCTGGAAGTGAATCGAAATTTGAAAAAGAAGAGGAATTACCAGAAATTCCTATTGTTATAAAAGAAGAATACAGAACGCATAAAATTTCGCAATTATCTGAAGAATCTATTACCCAAAAAGTGACTTTATCTGGTTGGGTTTCGAGTGTAAGAGATCATGGAGAATTAATGTTTATCGATTTACGAGATTCTAGCAATCAGGTTTTTCAAGTTCGTTTGAGTAGAGAATCGTTCCCGAATTTAGATGAACTGGTAAAGTTGAAACCAGAATCTGTGATTTCTGTGACTGGAGTTGTGGTTCAAAGAAATAAAGACGATTATAATGCAAGTTTAAGAACCGGTAAAATTGAATTAGAAACATCAACTTTAGAAATTTTAAACCTTTCTAAAACCTTACCTTTTGAAATAAAAAGAGCCACAAAATCGAATGAAACGGTTCGTTTTCAATATAAATTTTTAGATCACAGAAATAATGAGGTTCGTAGAGCCATTGTAAATCGTCATAAAGTAATTAAATTACTTCGAGATATTTTAGATGAAGAAGAATTTTTAGAAATCGAAACGCCTATTTTAACTGCAGGAACAGATGAAGGTGCCAGAGAATTTATTGTGCCAACAAGAAAGCAATCAGGTTCTTTTTACACGTTGCCACAAGCACCACAACAATTCAAGCAAATGTTAATGGTAGGTGGATTTGAAAAATATTTTCAAATTGCACGCTGTTTTAGAGACGAAGATTCTCGTGGAGACAGACAGCCAGAATTTACACAATTAGATATCGAAATGGCATATGTAAGTATGCAACAAATCATCGATTTAAACACAAAAATGTTTAATGAAGTGGTGCGTAAAATTTATGGCAAAAAATGGATTTTACATCCTTTTGAAGTCATTACTTATAAAGATGCCATGGATAAATATGGTTGTGACAGACCAGATTTACGTTACGGTTTGCAAATGCAAGACATTACAAACATTGTAAAAGATACTACTTTTCAGGTTTTTAGTAAACCCATTGAAGAAGGTGGAATTGTAAAATGTATCAAGGTTTCTGCAAAAGAACAAGGAAACAAAAGAATGTCTAAAGGGCAAATTGAAAATTTAACTGCCATTGCACAGCAAAATGGTTTAGGAGGTTTGGCTTACATTATTGTAAATGAAAATGATTTACAATCGCCAATAATTAAGTTTTTAGGCGAAGAAATTGCAGAAAACATCATAAAAATTACCAATGCAAAAGTGGGCGATATTGTATTTTTCTCTGCAGCAGATTACGCAACTGCAAATAAAGCGTTGGATGCCGTTCGTCAAGAAATGGGACGTATTTTAAAGTTGATAAACCCAAAAGAATTAAGACCAGCTTGGGTAATAGATTTTCCAATGTTCGAAAAAACAGAAGAAGGAAGATGGACGTTTACGCACAATCCATTTTCGATGCCAGCAGTGTATGATTTAGAAAAACATATGAATGGAAATGATGAAGAAATTGGAACCATAATCGCACAACAATACGATTTAATTTTAAATGGTTATGAAATTGGTGGAGGTTCCGTTCGTGCGCACAAAGCAGAAATTTTAGAAGCCACCTATAAAAATATGGGTTATAATAAAGAGGAAATGCTTAAAAGCGTAGGAACCATGTACAAAGCATTCCAATATGGAGCGCCACCACATGGAGGAATTGCTTGGGGAATTGATCGCTTAATGATGATTTTAGAAAAGAAAGCATCTATTAGAGAAGTAATGGCATTTCCAAAAACAGGTTCATCCGAAGATTTATTATTCAATGCACCTTCAATTTTGTCTGATAAAAAGGTAGAAGAAATGAATGTGAAGATTATTCGTAAATAA
- a CDS encoding amidase family protein — protein sequence MESQIKKIHQQLMSKEISCTDLVQEKLDLLKQNTHNTVNSLLEETALELAKKVDEKIENGQEIGLLEGIPFGIKDVYMVQGTYTTASSNLLKNYKSSYTATAIQKLLDAGAIPLVKENGDSFGHGSSSENTIFGAVKNAINPALVGGGSSGGSAVNVAKDFTTFSIGGDTGGSIRQPAGYNKVYGLKPTYGRISRYGLMAYASSTDCVGPIAKSIEDIRIVLNIMSGKDVKDQTSYASEEILEDAISNASAIKTVGYFKNFIENEAISPEIKQDFLATIEKMKTKGIAIKELDFFNADVLVSTYYTLAMAETASNLSRLDGTNYGARIEGENLKDTYSITRSENFSEESKRRIVGGNQVLSQGFSDEIYLKAQNLRNQISQRFSEDFNEVDVILSPVTPANPPKIGESLQNPLAMYLSDAYTVGFSLGELPTLTIPKGTETGLQITADKKKDAQVLQFANFLNDIL from the coding sequence ATGGAGTCGCAGATAAAAAAAATACATCAGCAATTGATGTCTAAAGAAATTTCGTGTACAGATTTGGTACAAGAAAAATTAGATTTATTAAAACAAAATACACATAATACTGTCAATTCACTTTTAGAAGAAACAGCTTTAGAATTAGCTAAAAAAGTTGATGAAAAGATTGAAAATGGCCAAGAAATTGGACTTTTAGAGGGAATTCCATTCGGAATTAAAGATGTGTATATGGTTCAAGGTACCTACACAACTGCAAGTTCCAATTTATTGAAAAATTATAAATCTTCTTATACAGCAACAGCTATTCAGAAGTTATTAGATGCAGGCGCCATTCCTTTAGTAAAAGAAAATGGAGATAGTTTTGGGCATGGTTCTTCATCTGAAAACACCATTTTTGGGGCCGTAAAAAACGCTATAAATCCAGCTTTAGTTGGTGGAGGTTCTTCTGGAGGTTCTGCAGTGAATGTTGCCAAAGATTTTACCACGTTTTCAATTGGTGGAGATACTGGAGGTTCTATTCGTCAGCCAGCAGGTTACAATAAAGTGTATGGTTTAAAACCAACTTACGGACGAATTTCTCGTTACGGATTAATGGCATACGCATCTTCTACAGATTGTGTTGGCCCCATTGCAAAATCTATTGAAGACATTAGAATTGTACTAAATATAATGAGTGGTAAAGATGTAAAAGACCAAACAAGTTATGCTTCTGAAGAAATTTTAGAAGATGCAATCTCAAATGCATCAGCCATAAAAACAGTGGGTTATTTTAAAAATTTTATCGAAAATGAAGCAATTTCGCCAGAAATAAAACAAGACTTTTTAGCAACGATTGAAAAAATGAAAACCAAAGGAATTGCAATAAAAGAATTAGATTTTTTTAATGCAGATGTTTTAGTTTCTACGTATTATACGTTGGCAATGGCAGAAACTGCTTCTAATTTATCGCGTTTAGACGGCACAAATTACGGAGCAAGAATCGAAGGCGAGAATTTAAAAGACACCTATTCAATTACGCGTTCAGAAAACTTTTCTGAAGAATCAAAAAGAAGAATTGTGGGTGGAAATCAAGTTTTATCACAAGGTTTTTCTGATGAAATTTACTTAAAAGCACAAAATTTAAGAAACCAAATATCCCAAAGATTTAGTGAAGATTTTAATGAAGTTGATGTGATTTTGTCGCCAGTAACACCTGCAAATCCACCTAAAATTGGCGAGAGTTTACAAAACCCTTTAGCCATGTATTTATCTGATGCTTATACTGTTGGTTTTAGTTTGGGAGAATTACCAACATTAACAATCCCAAAAGGTACTGAAACAGGACTACAAATTACAGCAGACAAGAAAAAAGATGCACAAGTCTTACAATTTGCGAACTTTTTAAACGATATTTTATAA
- a CDS encoding putative DNA modification/repair radical SAM protein: MSFDRTLEKLKILADAAKYDVSCSSSGSNRANKNKGLGDATGMGICHSYTEDGRCVSLLKILLTNHCIFDCAYCVTRKSNDVKRAAFKVQEVVDLTINFYRRNYIEGLFLSSGIFKSADYTMERLVAVAKKLRLEENFNGYIHLKSIPGASDELMREAGLYADRLSVNIEIPTKSGLKLLAPDKNFDDFIKPMDKVKNEIIQYKAEKKIIKSTPKYAPAGQSTQMIVGASGENDFQILKTSEYFYKSYHLKRVYFSGYVPISYDSRLPKIGSEVPMLRENRLYQSDWLYRFYGFQINEIVNEHHQNLDLDIDPKLSWALRNLHEFPIDVNKADKRMLARIPGVGMKSVAKILMARRYRKLNWDHLKKIGIAFNRAQYFIICDSNQFETRDLSAEKLKAIILKNSTSKYDKLLSPQLNLFESS; the protein is encoded by the coding sequence ATGTCTTTCGACAGAACTTTAGAAAAACTAAAAATACTCGCAGATGCTGCCAAGTACGACGTTTCTTGTTCCTCTAGTGGAAGCAATCGCGCAAACAAAAATAAAGGTTTAGGAGATGCTACAGGAATGGGAATTTGTCATTCTTATACAGAAGATGGACGCTGCGTTTCTTTGCTAAAAATACTATTAACCAACCATTGTATTTTCGATTGTGCCTATTGCGTTACCCGAAAAAGTAACGATGTAAAACGTGCCGCTTTTAAAGTACAAGAAGTGGTAGATTTAACCATTAATTTTTACAGAAGAAATTATATCGAAGGTTTGTTTTTAAGTTCTGGCATTTTTAAAAGTGCAGATTATACCATGGAACGTTTGGTGGCAGTTGCCAAAAAACTACGTTTAGAAGAAAATTTTAATGGCTATATTCATTTAAAATCTATTCCTGGAGCTTCAGACGAATTAATGCGAGAAGCAGGTTTATATGCAGACAGATTGAGTGTCAACATAGAAATTCCTACAAAAAGCGGATTAAAACTATTAGCTCCAGACAAAAATTTCGACGATTTTATAAAACCAATGGATAAAGTTAAAAATGAAATTATTCAATACAAAGCTGAAAAGAAAATTATAAAAAGCACCCCTAAATACGCGCCTGCAGGACAAAGTACGCAAATGATTGTGGGTGCAAGTGGCGAAAACGATTTTCAGATTTTAAAAACATCGGAATATTTTTATAAAAGTTACCATTTAAAACGAGTTTATTTTTCGGGTTATGTTCCTATTAGTTACGACAGTCGTTTGCCCAAAATTGGTAGTGAAGTGCCTATGTTGCGTGAAAATAGACTGTATCAATCTGATTGGTTGTATCGTTTTTATGGGTTTCAAATTAATGAAATTGTAAACGAGCATCATCAAAATTTAGATTTAGATATCGACCCAAAATTAAGTTGGGCATTAAGAAATTTGCACGAATTTCCTATAGATGTAAACAAAGCCGATAAAAGAATGTTGGCGAGAATTCCTGGAGTTGGTATGAAATCTGTAGCTAAAATTTTAATGGCAAGACGTTATCGAAAACTAAATTGGGATCATTTAAAGAAAATAGGCATCGCTTTTAACAGAGCGCAATATTTTATTATTTGCGATAGCAATCAATTTGAAACAAGAGATTTATCTGCTGAAAAATTAAAAGCGATTATTTTAAAGAATTCCACTAGTAAATATGATAAATTATTGAGTCCGCAATTGAATTTGTTTGAAAGTAGTTAA
- a CDS encoding TIGR03915 family putative DNA repair protein — MTAKTLIYDGSFEGFLSCVFYVFEYKIEKVKIQNEFVVQNSLFSENQTVITHKEKADRVWKGLKNKASKNSCTKIYYAFLSEQENVENTLLDYISYIFKSTTKVDTDFSYSSALKISQIAKKVSREKHRMEAFVRFRLTKDQIYFANISPDFNVLPLIAKHFKRRYADQKWVIYDIARHYGLFYNLKTVEIIHINFPSNFDFSKTNENYFADEEFDFQKLWQHYFKSTNITERKNIKLHVKHVPKRYWKYLSEKQPDF, encoded by the coding sequence ATGACAGCAAAAACACTTATTTACGACGGTTCTTTCGAAGGCTTTTTGTCTTGCGTTTTTTACGTTTTCGAATATAAAATTGAAAAGGTAAAAATTCAAAACGAATTCGTTGTTCAAAATAGTTTGTTTTCAGAAAACCAAACAGTTATAACCCATAAAGAAAAAGCAGACAGAGTTTGGAAAGGTTTAAAAAACAAAGCCTCTAAAAACTCTTGCACGAAAATTTATTACGCTTTTTTAAGTGAGCAAGAAAATGTTGAAAACACTCTACTCGACTACATTTCTTATATTTTTAAAAGCACCACAAAAGTCGATACCGATTTTTCGTACTCCAGTGCTTTAAAAATCTCTCAAATTGCAAAAAAGGTAAGTAGAGAAAAACACAGAATGGAAGCATTTGTTCGTTTTCGACTAACAAAAGACCAAATTTATTTTGCCAATATTTCTCCCGATTTTAATGTACTACCCTTAATCGCTAAACATTTTAAACGAAGATATGCAGACCAAAAATGGGTTATTTACGACATTGCAAGACATTATGGGTTGTTTTACAATTTAAAAACAGTAGAAATCATCCACATAAATTTCCCTTCGAATTTCGATTTTTCGAAAACCAACGAAAATTATTTTGCAGATGAAGAATTTGATTTTCAGAAGTTATGGCAACACTATTTTAAAAGCACCAATATTACCGAAAGAAAAAACATAAAATTACATGTAAAACATGTTCCTAAACGTTATTGGAAATATTTAAGTGAAAAACAACCCGATTTTTAA